The Trueperaceae bacterium genomic interval GCGCGCCTGCAGGCCCTCGACGACCTCGTAGAGGTCGCCCGGCGCGGTGTAGACGGTCAGGGCGCCGTCCTCGAGCTCGATGTCCTCGGCGCCGAGGTCGATCGCGACGTCCTCGAGGCCCTCGGCCGGCTCCTCGACCACGATCATGCCCTTCGTGTCGAACTGCCAGGCCGTGGAGCCGGAGAGGTTGCCGCCGTGCTTGCTGAACACGTGCCTGACCTCGCCGACCGTGCGGTTGCGGTTGTCGGTGAGGGCCTCCACGAGCATGGCGACGCCGCCGGGGCCGTAGCCCTCGTAGAGGACCTCCTCGAAGCTGCCGCCCTCGCCGCCGCCCAGGGCCCTCTCGATGGCCCGCTCGATGTTGTCGAGCGGCACGTTGTCCGTCTTCGCCGCGGCCAGCGCGTTCTTCAGCGCCAGGTTGACGCTGGGGTCACCGCTGCCGCCCGAGCGCACGGCGGACTGGATGGCGCGGATGTGCTTGCTTATGACCTTGCCGCGCTGACGGTCCAGCACCGCCTTCTTGCGCTTGATCTGGGCCCATTTGCTGTGTCCTGCCAAGGGAGAGTCCTCCAGCCGGCGGAGCGAGCTTCGCACCGCCGCACCGGACCACATTCTACCCCAAGGCGCCGCCAGCGCGGTTCGCGGCCTCCGGAGGCGTCAGGCGGTCAGTAGATGTACAGGTGGGTCTCCGCGACGTCCCTCACCTGGTAGGAGCGCAGCTCGAGCTCGATGGCCGCCGACCACTCGGCGTCGCCGCGCCGCCCGCGGTAGACGACCGTCCCCGAGGTCGGCTCGCCGGTGAAGCTGGCGCGCACCCGGTGCAGGCCGCGCGGCGGGGCCGCGTTGTAGACGACCCGCTGCTCCCGGGTCGGGAGGACCACGCTGCCGCCCGGCACGTACACGTTGCGCGACAGCAGGTAGACGGTGCCGTCCGGGTCGATGGCCGTGAGCGTCACGTAGCCGGCGCGCCGGGTCGTGATCAGGAACTCGATGCGGTCGCCGACGCGGTAGGTGTGGCCGACGCCCATCGTCGGACGGAAGTCGGTGATCTCGTCGCTCAGCGTGATCTGGACGCCGGGCGAGGGCGTGATCGTGATGGTGCAGGCGGAGAGCAGCAGCCCGCAGGCCGCGATCGCCTGGACGAAGGGCAGGCGGATGGTTCTCACAACTGTCCTCCTCGTGGCCATCAGGCTACTCCAGCGCGAGAGGTCCGCCGTTAACCGAACATTCAGCGCTCGGGGGGACGCCTCGCCCCCGCGGCCGGACCCTACGGAGGCGAGCCGCGACGTCGGGCGCGACGCCTACTGCGCCTCCGCGGCCGGCTCGGCCTCGAGGTCGTACGACGTGAGGATGTAGGGGAGGTCCGTCTGGTGGTAGCGGCCGCGCTCGTCGTACCAGAAGATGTAGGCGCCCTGTGCCTCGCCGCCAGAGCCCTCCGGGGCGGTACCCGAGCGGGTGACCTTGCCGTCGACGATGCCGCGGAAGACCGGCTTCCCGTCGTACGAGTAGATCGTTATGTACATCCGCGTCGCCGTGAAGTCCTGGATGCTGCGGCGGATGCGGTTCTGCGTCTCGTTGCGGCAGCCGGCCAAGAGTAGCACCAGCGCCACGACTAGCAAGAGGGTCAGGCTCCTGCGCACTTCCCACCTCCTACGGGGCGCGCGCCCGGAGGGCGCCTCGTAGGGGGAATCCTAGCGCGCCGCCGCGGCCCCACCGTATCGGCCGAAGGTATGACACGCGGGGTCAGGTCGGGCGTTCAGCGCCGCGACCTGCCGCCCCCGGCTGCCGGCGCGGACCGGGCGGCGCGGGCCGCGGCACGCCGGAGCCGTCGGGGGCCGCCGCGCACGACGGGCCGCTGCACAGGGTTTAGTCGGTCAGGCTCAGGTAATGTACCATCGTCCCGTGACGGCTGCGAAGCGCGACCCATACGAGGTGCTCGGCGTGCCGCGCGACGCCGACCTGGAGGCGATCAAGAGCGCCTACAGGCGGCAGGCCATGCGCTACCACCCCGACAGGAACCCCGGCGACGCGGCGGCCGAGGAGCGCTTCAAGGAGCTGTCCGAGGCGTACGCGCTGCTGCGCGACCCCGAGGCGCGCGCCCGCTACGACCGCTACGGTCACCCGTCGGCGGGTGGCTTCACGACGCCGACGTACACGGCCGAGCAGTGGCGGGAGGTGTTCCGCGAGGCGGACGTGCCGATCGACTGGTCGCGGGTCACCGCGTTCGGGTCGACTGGCAACGCCCTGTTCGACGCGCTCTTCGGGATGGTCGCCGGCATGCTCCGCGGCAGCGGGCTGCTGCCGGGGGAGACGCGCGAGGTGCGCCTCGACCTGACGCTCGGCGAGGCCGTGAACGGCGCCACGCGGCGGGTGCGCGTGCCCGGGCCGAGCACCTGCGCGCTGTGCCGCGGCACGGGCCGGGCCGCGCTGGGGGCGGCCGCGGAGGGCGTCGCGGCGCGCACGGGTCCGTTCGACGTGGCCACGTCCGGCGGCGTCTGCCCGGCGTGCGGCGGCAGGGGCGTGCGCCGCGGCACGGCCCTCGTCGACGTGAAGGTGCCGAAGGGCACCACCAGCAGCACGAAGCTGAGGCTCAGGGGCCTGGGCGGACCGGGCTCGCCTCCCGGCGACCTCCTCGTGGACGTCGAGGTCGCCCTGCCGCCCACCGCCGCGGTGCGGGGCCGCGACGTCCACGACCGCCTGCCCCTGCTGCCCTGGCAAGCCGCGGGCGGAGCCAGGGTCGACTACGAGGGGGTCACGGTGGACGTGCCGCCTGGCTCGGCGGCCGGCAGCACCCTCGTGGTCCCCGGCGCCGGCCTGGGCGGCGGCGACCTCCACCTGACCGTCGACGTCGACCTGGTCGGCGGAGCCCTGCGCGCCGCCCGCGGGTGGTTGCGTAAGCTTGCCTCCGGAGGGACGGCTTGAAGGACACGCACGACGACAAGCGCGAGCGCGAGGCCGAGCGCGACGACAAGGAGATCGACCGCGACAAGCCGCTCTACGTCATCAGCATCGCCGCCGAGCTCGTCGACATGCACCCGCAGACGCTGCGGCTCTACGAGCGCAAGGGGCTCATAGAGCCCAGCCGCAGCTCGGGCAAGACGCGCCTCTACTCGCAGCGCAACATCGAGCAGCTCCGCGAGATCAGGCGCCTGACGCAGGAGCTCGGCGTGAACCTCGCCGGCGTGGAGGAGATCATCAGGCTCAGGCAGCGCCTCGACGAGCTGCAGCGCAGCATGGAGGAGCGCATCGCCAGCCTCCAGGCGCAGCTCAGCGGCAGGTCGGCCGCCACGAAGAGCCTGCCGTCGGCCGCGGAAGAGGGCGACGACGAGGGCTGAGGGCTAGCGGGTCGCCGGCGCGGGCGCCCCGGAGCCGACGACGCGGGGGCCCGGGCCCCCGCCCCCCTGCGGGTTATCTTGCGGCGTGCGGATCGCCTCCCTGACACTGCAGGGCTTCAAGAGCTTCGGGGACCGCACCACCATCGAGTTCTCCCCGGGCGTCACGGCCATCGTCGGCCCCAACGGCTCCGGCAAGTCGAACATCATCGACGCCCTGCGCTGGACGACCGGCGGCGGCAGGGCTTCCGCCTTCAGGGCCGAGGACAAGACCGACCTGATCTTCCACGGGGCCAGCGGCAAGCGCTCCGTGAGCCTCGCCGAGGTCGAGGTCGAGCTCGTCGGCCCGCGCGGCGGCGTGAAGGTGTGGCGCAGCCTCGACCGCGACGGCAACACGCGCCTGCGCCTCAACGGCAGGAACGCGCGGTTCCTCGACGTCGAGGAGGCGCTGGCCGGCTCGGGCCTCGGCCGCTCGGGCCTGGCCGTCATCGGCCAGGGCGAGGTCAGCCAGGTGCTCATGGCCGACCCCGAGCGGCTGCTCGCCTACGTCTCGGAGGCGGCCGGCGCCGCCCGCCTCGCCACCCGCCGCGACCAGGCCGCCGAGCGGCTGGCGGCCGCCGACAGGCACCTCGAGAGGCTGCAGGAGCTGCTCGCGAGCCTACAGGAGCGCGAGCGGGTGCTGACCGAGGAGGCCGAGGGCGCGCGCCGTCACGCCGCGCTCACGGCCGAGGCGCTGCGGCTGCGCTACACGGCAGCGGTGCTGCGCCGCGACGCCCTCCTGGCCGAGCTGGCGGCCCTCGACAGGCGG includes:
- a CDS encoding YebC/PmpR family DNA-binding transcriptional regulator codes for the protein MAGHSKWAQIKRKKAVLDRQRGKVISKHIRAIQSAVRSGGSGDPSVNLALKNALAAAKTDNVPLDNIERAIERALGGGEGGSFEEVLYEGYGPGGVAMLVEALTDNRNRTVGEVRHVFSKHGGNLSGSTAWQFDTKGMIVVEEPAEGLEDVAIDLGAEDIELEDGALTVYTAPGDLYEVVEGLQARGVEPAVAQLTRVPQSLTPVPSEDARKVLNLMEALEDLDDVQNVYSTADLDAVELVG
- a CDS encoding DUF4384 domain-containing protein, giving the protein MRTIRLPFVQAIAACGLLLSACTITITPSPGVQITLSDEITDFRPTMGVGHTYRVGDRIEFLITTRRAGYVTLTAIDPDGTVYLLSRNVYVPGGSVVLPTREQRVVYNAAPPRGLHRVRASFTGEPTSGTVVYRGRRGDAEWSAAIELELRSYQVRDVAETHLYIY
- a CDS encoding DnaJ domain-containing protein; the protein is MTAAKRDPYEVLGVPRDADLEAIKSAYRRQAMRYHPDRNPGDAAAEERFKELSEAYALLRDPEARARYDRYGHPSAGGFTTPTYTAEQWREVFREADVPIDWSRVTAFGSTGNALFDALFGMVAGMLRGSGLLPGETREVRLDLTLGEAVNGATRRVRVPGPSTCALCRGTGRAALGAAAEGVAARTGPFDVATSGGVCPACGGRGVRRGTALVDVKVPKGTTSSTKLRLRGLGGPGSPPGDLLVDVEVALPPTAAVRGRDVHDRLPLLPWQAAGGARVDYEGVTVDVPPGSAAGSTLVVPGAGLGGGDLHLTVDVDLVGGALRAARGWLRKLASGGTA
- a CDS encoding helix-turn-helix transcriptional regulator, whose amino-acid sequence is MKDTHDDKREREAERDDKEIDRDKPLYVISIAAELVDMHPQTLRLYERKGLIEPSRSSGKTRLYSQRNIEQLREIRRLTQELGVNLAGVEEIIRLRQRLDELQRSMEERIASLQAQLSGRSAATKSLPSAAEEGDDEG